The DNA segment TCGAGGCCGCGCCGCATCCGGTCGATGACGGTCCAGCCGCCGTCGACCGGGAGCGAGGTGCGGTCGTAGGTGTGCGAGGGGCGGACGATCGTCACCGGGAAGCCGGTGCGCCGGTACTCGCCGACCAGCAGGTCCTCGCAGGCGATCTTCTCCTGCGAGTAGCTCCAGTACGGGTTCCGCAGCGGCGTCGACTCCGTCACCGGCACGCGCGCCGGCGGCTTCTGGTACGCCGACGCGGAGCTGATGAAGACGTACTGGCCGGTGCGGCCGGCGAACAGGTCGATGTCCTGCTGCACGTGCTCGGGGGTGAACGCCGCGAACTCGATCACCGCGTCGAAGCGCTCGTCGCCGAGGGCCTCGCGCACGGAGGCCGGGTCGCGGACGTCGGCGGTCAGCGTCCGGACGCCGTCGGGCAGCGGGCGGATCGAGGTCCGGCCGCGGTTGAGCACGGTCACCTCGTGGCCGACGGCGAGAGCGCGGCGGACGCCCTCCGAGCTGATGATGCCCGTTCCTCCGAGGAACAGAACGCTGAGGGGCACGGCGGACCCGGCCTTTCCTGACGAGGGCTGCGCGCTCCGCTCCGGAAGGGGAG comes from the Rathayibacter festucae DSM 15932 genome and includes:
- a CDS encoding SDR family oxidoreductase encodes the protein MPLSVLFLGGTGIISSEGVRRALAVGHEVTVLNRGRTSIRPLPDGVRTLTADVRDPASVREALGDERFDAVIEFAAFTPEHVQQDIDLFAGRTGQYVFISSASAYQKPPARVPVTESTPLRNPYWSYSQEKIACEDLLVGEYRRTGFPVTIVRPSHTYDRTSLPVDGGWTVIDRMRRGLEVVVPGDGTSLWTITHSRDVAVGLVGLLGAPAAIGEAFHITGDETPTWDRIHHDLATAAGTEARIVHITSDAIAAADPELGAGIVGDKAHSMVFDNAKIRSLVPAFAPSTRFSDGAREIVEWYDADPARRTVDERMDRLFDALIETYRPRAL